The DNA window CGTGCCAAGACCGGCATGACCCCGGAGCAGCTCAAGACCGCTGCGACGAAGGCGGGTGTGTACTCGCCCGGGATGACCGCGACGACGCTCCTCGACTGGCTGGCGAAGGAGTTCGCGCTCGGACGCGGGCACGGGATGTCGGTGTGGGCGGTGTGGAAGAGCAAGGGATGGGTCGCCGCGCCGGCCGCCAAGAAGAAGGGCGCGACCAGAGAGGGGGGGCGGGTGAGATCGCCGGCACCGCCGCCGCGATGACGCGAAGTGCTCGCGAGCGGGGGGGGGGCGGGGCGGGCGCCCGCATCCCGGCGCCCCGATCCGTCGCCTCCGTGTACCCGCACTACGTCACGAAGGTCGAGAAGAAGGGCCGGACCAAGGCGGAGCTCCACGAGGTCATCCGCTGGCTCACCGGCTTCGACGACACCGCACTGCAGCGCCTCATCGACGAGAAGGTGACCTTCGCGCAGTTCTTCGCGCGGGCCACGCTCCATCCCAATGCGCACCTCATCACTGGCGTCATCTGCGGATACCGGGTGGAGGAGATCGCGGAGCCGTTGACGCAGCAGGTCCGCTATCTCGACAAGCTCGTCGATGAACTCGCCAAGGGGCGGAAGATGGAGAAGATCCTGCGCACGCAGCCGTAGCGCGCGGACCCGGCCCACATGGGACTCCTGACCTTCGGCCTCAACGTGACCCTCGATGGATGCGTCGATCATCGCGAGGGGATCGCGGACGACGAGACCCACGCGTTCTTCACCGCGCTCATGGAGCAGGGCGGGGCGATGCTGTGGGGGCGCGTCACGTACGAGATGATGGAGAGCTACTGGCCGGGGGTCGCGCGCGGCGAGGTGGCGGCACCGCCGGCGCTCCGCACGTGGGCGGAGCAACTGGAGGCGAAGCCCAAGTACGTCGTGTCGTCCACGCGCACCGACTTCCCCTGGACCAACAGCCATCACCTCGCGGGCGACCTCGCCGCGAGCGTGCAGGCCCTCAAGGACGCGACGCCCGCGGGCGTGCTCCTCGGGAGCGGCCAGCTCGCGACCGCGCTCGACCGGCTCGGGCTGATCGACGAGTACCGGTTCCTCGTGCAGCCGCGGATCGCGGGGCATGGGCCGACGCTCCACCAGGGCGGGTTGCCGAGCACGCGCAAGCTGGACCTCGTCTCGGCGACGCCGCTGCGATGCGGCGCGGTCGCGATGCACTATCGTCGAACGCCCTGAGCCCACGAGCGGCTGCTCGCCCCTTCACCCGAGGCCCCACCCGCATGGCCGAAGCCAAGACCCGCCCCACGAAAGCGTCCGTGGCCAAGCACATCGCCGCGCAGTCGACGCCCGAGCGCCGCGCCGACTGCGCGACCATCGTGCGCCTGCTCGAAGCGGCCACCAAGGCCAAGCCGGTGATGTGGGGCGACGCGATCATCGGGTTCGGCAGCGCGCCGGTGGTGTACGCCAACGGCTCCACGATGGACTGGCCGCTCATGGCGTTCGCGTCGCGCGCGCAGGACATCGTGCTCTACAACCTGCGAGGCGCGGACGGGTTCAAGGAGCTGCTCGCGGCGTGCGCGCCGGCGAAGCTCAAGGGCAGTTGCGTGCACGTCAAACGGCTGGCCGATGTGGACCCAAAGGCGCTCAAGGCGCTGATCGTGGCCGCGGTGAAGGCGCGGAAGCGGTGACGAAGGAGCGAGGAGCGAGGGGAAGGAGCGAGGACTTCAGGGAAAGAGGGAGGGCCAAGGTGGAGGGCCGAGCGAAAGGGCCTCTCCCCCTGACACCTTCACTTGATCCCTCCCCCTTACCCTCACCCCTCGGTCTTTCCCCTCGGCCCTCGCTCCTCCACCGGATCTCCGATGCCGCCCAGACGCTTGCTGCTCCTGCTCACCGGCCTCCTCCTGCTGCCCGCCTGCTCCGGCTGGCATCCGACGCCCATCCAGCCGGAGATCGCGCCGACCATCGACGCGAACGATCCGGTGCGCGTGACGCCGTCGAACGGCGCGGCGGTGGTGATGTGGCATGCGCGCGTGGTGGGCGACAGCCTGATCGGCGACGTGGGGTATCCCGCGACGCGCACGGCGTTCGCGCTGCGCGACCTGCGGCAGATGGAGGAGCTCGGGTTCAGTCGCGTGCGAACGGGGGTCGCGGTGTTGGTGGGGCTCAGCTTCGCTCTCCTGTTCGGGGCGATGTATTCGCTCGCGCACGGCGGGCCGGGATCGTGAGGACGCGCATCCTTCCATGAGACCTCAGGAGTACGACGCGCTGCGCGCGTCGATCGACGAGCCCGACGAGGAGATCGCCGCCCTCTTTGGGGTGCCGGTGTCGAGACTGCAGG is part of the Gemmatimonadota bacterium genome and encodes:
- a CDS encoding DUF1801 domain-containing protein — translated: MAEAKTRPTKASVAKHIAAQSTPERRADCATIVRLLEAATKAKPVMWGDAIIGFGSAPVVYANGSTMDWPLMAFASRAQDIVLYNLRGADGFKELLAACAPAKLKGSCVHVKRLADVDPKALKALIVAAVKARKR
- a CDS encoding DUF4287 domain-containing protein — translated: MTFQAYLDAVRAKTGMTPEQLKTAATKAGVYSPGMTATTLLDWLAKEFALGRGHGMSVWAVWKSKGWVAAPAAKKKGATREGGRVRSPAPPPR
- a CDS encoding dihydrofolate reductase family protein, with product MGLLTFGLNVTLDGCVDHREGIADDETHAFFTALMEQGGAMLWGRVTYEMMESYWPGVARGEVAAPPALRTWAEQLEAKPKYVVSSTRTDFPWTNSHHLAGDLAASVQALKDATPAGVLLGSGQLATALDRLGLIDEYRFLVQPRIAGHGPTLHQGGLPSTRKLDLVSATPLRCGAVAMHYRRTP
- a CDS encoding DUF2200 domain-containing protein, with amino-acid sequence MTRSARERGGGGAGARIPAPRSVASVYPHYVTKVEKKGRTKAELHEVIRWLTGFDDTALQRLIDEKVTFAQFFARATLHPNAHLITGVICGYRVEEIAEPLTQQVRYLDKLVDELAKGRKMEKILRTQP